The following is a genomic window from Nitrospira sp..
AAGAGTCCGCCCATGATCGACAGTAATGTCGTCTTGCCCGCCCCATTCGGCCCCACGACACCGACGAGTTCACCGGCCTGCACCGCCAGATTGACGGCGTCCAAGAGAGTCCGGCCATTGCTCCGTCGACAGACACCGTCCATTCTCAGCAGTTCAGACATGCTACAGGACCTCTGTTCGGATGCGATGCCGCTGCAACAGATAGATAAAAAACGGCGCGCCGAGGAGCGCCGTGACGACGCCCAATCGAAGGTCCTGCGAGGGCACCAATGCTCTCGCCACTAAATCGGCCCAAATCAGAAAGCTGGCTCCGCCCAGAAAGCTGGCAGGCAACAGAGCCCGGTGATCGGGTCCCACGAGGAGTCTCACCATGTGCGGCACGATCAGACCGACGAATCCCACGATGCCGCTCACGGATACCGCTGCGCCGGTGATCAATGCCGTCAGCATCAACACATGCCGTTTGGTGTGTTGCATGTCGACACCGAGGCTCGTCGCCCCTCTTTCTCCAGTCGCCGCCACAATGTTCAACTCATTGGAAAACAACAGTAGAAAAAGGCCACCCACCAGGATGGGCCCGGCTGCTAACGCCACATGAGACCATCCGCGACCATCCAACCCGCCTAACAACCAGAACAGCACTTCGCGAAAGGCGAAAATATCACGGGCTAATGTCAGCAATAAGGACATGACCGCCGTGACGAATGCGGTGACGGCAAGACCGGCCAAGAGCAACGTCGCCAACGGCGTACGGCCGCCCTGCGTCGAAAGGAGATAAATCGTCCACGTCAC
Proteins encoded in this region:
- a CDS encoding Vitamin B12 ABC transporter, permease component BtuC — encoded protein: MTRASILYGALIILLVVSVVIATALGSVSIPLPAVAAMLFGNEGLFSSEHGSHQTAYEAIVWYLRLPRIILAALVGGALALAGAVLQGLFRNPMADPGIIGVSSGGALGAVIAVMSGFAATALWSLPLLAFVGAAGVTWTIYLLSTQGGRTPLATLLLAGLAVTAFVTAVMSLLLTLARDIFAFREVLFWLLGGLDGRGWSHVALAAGPILVGGLFLLLFSNELNIVAATGERGATSLGVDMQHTKRHVLMLTALITGAAVSVSGIVGFVGLIVPHMVRLLVGPDHRALLPASFLGGASFLIWADLVARALVPSQDLRLGVVTALLGAPFFIYLLQRHRIRTEVL